A genomic window from Sanguibacter antarcticus includes:
- a CDS encoding IS1380 family transposase: MKTTVAYPRLNIVTSATSAVGQAGGVLLTETVRATGLDRALSTGLARWRKPTAFHDPGKVIVDLAVALALGGDALADVAVLRAEPGVYGAVASDPTVSRTIAALAADAPAALAAINTARAAARSAAWRLAGERAPDAGASAVDPLVIDLDATLVTAHSEKENAAPTFKRGFGFHPLCAFVDHGGAGTGEPLAIMLRPGNAGSNTAADHIAVLRDALAQLPGHGGRTRGSKKILVRTDGAGGTKTLIEWLTTHRLGYSVGFTLPGNTPDLLARIPETVWAPALDAHDEVRDGAWIAELTDLMDLTAWPAGMRVIVRKERPHPGAQLRFEDVDGMRITAFVTNTPAGQLADLELRHRRRARCEDRIRIAKDTGLRNLPLKAFAQNQIWCAIVALANDLLAWMGMLALTDHQARRWEPKRLRLRLFTIPAVIARTGRRTWLRLSNRAPWAALAAQAVQALRARPAPG; the protein is encoded by the coding sequence GTGAAGACTACCGTCGCGTATCCCCGTCTGAACATCGTCACGTCGGCGACGTCCGCGGTTGGTCAGGCTGGTGGGGTGCTGTTGACCGAGACGGTCCGGGCGACGGGTCTGGATCGGGCGTTGTCGACGGGCTTGGCGCGGTGGCGTAAGCCGACGGCGTTCCACGACCCGGGCAAGGTGATCGTGGACCTGGCGGTCGCCCTGGCGTTGGGTGGGGACGCGTTGGCGGACGTCGCGGTGCTGCGCGCCGAGCCCGGTGTCTATGGCGCGGTCGCCTCGGATCCGACGGTTTCGCGCACGATCGCGGCGTTGGCCGCTGATGCCCCGGCAGCGTTGGCGGCGATCAACACCGCCCGAGCTGCGGCCCGTTCGGCGGCCTGGCGCCTGGCTGGTGAGCGCGCCCCCGACGCGGGCGCCAGCGCGGTGGACCCTCTGGTCATCGACCTCGACGCGACGCTGGTCACGGCGCATTCGGAGAAGGAGAACGCGGCGCCGACGTTCAAGCGCGGGTTCGGGTTCCATCCCCTGTGCGCGTTCGTCGACCACGGCGGCGCCGGGACCGGGGAACCGCTGGCGATCATGCTGCGGCCGGGCAATGCCGGGTCGAACACCGCCGCCGATCACATCGCGGTTCTCCGAGATGCTCTGGCTCAGCTCCCTGGTCATGGCGGGCGGACGCGGGGCAGTAAGAAGATCCTGGTCCGCACCGACGGCGCAGGCGGAACCAAAACCCTCATCGAATGGCTCACGACCCACCGCCTGGGCTACTCGGTCGGGTTCACGCTGCCTGGCAACACCCCCGACCTGCTGGCCCGCATCCCCGAGACCGTCTGGGCCCCGGCCCTGGACGCTCACGACGAGGTCCGTGACGGCGCCTGGATCGCTGAGCTCACCGACCTGATGGACCTGACCGCCTGGCCGGCAGGCATGCGCGTCATCGTTCGCAAGGAACGACCCCACCCCGGGGCCCAGCTGCGCTTCGAGGACGTTGACGGGATGCGCATCACCGCGTTCGTGACGAACACGCCCGCCGGTCAGCTCGCTGACCTCGAGCTGCGCCACCGCCGCCGCGCCAGATGTGAAGACCGCATCCGCATCGCCAAGGACACCGGTCTGCGCAACCTCCCCCTCAAGGCCTTCGCCCAGAATCAGATCTGGTGCGCGATCGTCGCCCTCGCCAATGACCTCCTGGCCTGGATGGGCATGCTCGCCCTCACCGACCACCAGGCCCGCCGCTGGGAACCCAAACGCCTGCGCCTACGCCTGTTCACCATCCCCGCCGTCATCGCCCGCACCGGCCGGCGCACCTGGCTCCGCCTCTCCAACCGAGCGCCCTGGGCAGCGCTGGCCGCTCAAGCAGTCCAAGCCCTGCGAGCCCGACCCGCACCCGGCTGA
- a CDS encoding DUF2283 domain-containing protein produces the protein MDELDELPHTVWVTWEAEDNLGYIRLGEIGDGQAAVQKIVPYPRGAGEIILDFSEEGVLLGIEFLGIDAMPPSMIPKNVRDKA, from the coding sequence ATGGACGAGTTGGACGAGTTGCCGCACACGGTCTGGGTCACGTGGGAAGCAGAAGACAACCTTGGCTACATACGCTTGGGGGAAATAGGGGATGGGCAAGCAGCCGTTCAGAAAATCGTACCTTACCCTCGAGGAGCCGGTGAGATCATACTGGATTTTAGCGAGGAAGGAGTCCTCCTGGGAATAGAGTTTCTGGGAATCGACGCCATGCCGCCCTCCATGATTCCTAAGAACGTCCGGGACAAGGCTTAG
- a CDS encoding GNAT family N-acetyltransferase — MIRTGTDDDWPEIFAFYSAIMAEGRTYAFPEGQTLDEARPWWMEQPPGRTVVAIEGQQISGSAKMGANRPGRGGHVATASFLVDPPHQGKGIGRALGEHVVEWARKEGYRGIQFNAVVEVNRPAVHLWKSLGFEVIGTVPEAFDHPDDGMVGLHVMHLKLA, encoded by the coding sequence ATGATCCGAACGGGTACCGATGACGACTGGCCGGAGATTTTTGCCTTCTACTCGGCCATCATGGCCGAAGGTAGGACCTACGCCTTTCCGGAAGGCCAGACGCTGGATGAAGCGCGCCCTTGGTGGATGGAACAGCCTCCTGGGCGGACTGTCGTCGCCATCGAGGGGCAGCAGATCTCGGGTTCGGCCAAGATGGGTGCCAACCGGCCTGGTAGAGGCGGACACGTGGCTACGGCGTCGTTCCTCGTCGATCCACCCCATCAAGGCAAGGGCATCGGCCGGGCGCTGGGTGAGCATGTAGTCGAGTGGGCGCGCAAGGAGGGGTACCGCGGCATCCAGTTCAATGCCGTCGTCGAGGTCAACCGCCCCGCCGTGCACCTGTGGAAGTCCTTGGGGTTCGAGGTCATCGGCACGGTGCCCGAGGCATTTGACCATCCGGACGATGGAATGGTCGGGTTGCACGTGATGCACCTCAAGCTCGCGTGA